A single genomic interval of Methyloceanibacter caenitepidi harbors:
- a CDS encoding SDR family NAD(P)-dependent oxidoreductase, translated as MSKTLEGKIALVTGGSRGIGAATARALAENGADVAISYASSKDRADAVVEDLKALGVRAKAFQADQANTDEVSGLVAAVVSHFGRVDILVNNAGVFVMGQVHDRANNVAELDRMFDVNVHGVATAVRAVAPIMADGGRIISIGSIVGDTSPWPGLADYSATKGAVAAYTRGWARDLGPRGITVNTIQPGPIDTDMSPADGEMAPTLSASTALGRYGKPEEVAAAVAFLAGPQASYITGATLNVDGGITA; from the coding sequence ATGTCGAAAACGCTTGAGGGGAAAATCGCGCTCGTGACGGGCGGATCGCGCGGTATTGGCGCTGCTACTGCCCGGGCTCTGGCGGAAAACGGCGCCGACGTTGCCATCAGCTATGCCAGCTCGAAGGATCGCGCGGACGCGGTGGTCGAGGACTTGAAAGCTCTCGGCGTGCGCGCCAAGGCGTTCCAGGCCGACCAGGCAAACACCGACGAGGTGAGCGGCCTGGTGGCTGCCGTCGTCTCCCATTTCGGACGAGTCGACATCCTGGTGAACAATGCCGGCGTGTTCGTGATGGGTCAGGTGCACGACCGGGCCAACAACGTCGCCGAGCTCGACCGCATGTTCGACGTCAACGTCCACGGCGTGGCGACGGCTGTACGGGCCGTGGCGCCGATCATGGCGGACGGCGGACGCATCATCTCGATCGGTTCGATCGTTGGCGATACCTCTCCATGGCCCGGGCTGGCGGACTACTCCGCGACCAAGGGCGCCGTCGCCGCCTATACCCGCGGCTGGGCCCGCGATCTCGGACCGCGCGGCATCACCGTCAATACGATCCAGCCGGGCCCGATCGACACGGACATGAGCCCCGCAGACGGCGAGATGGCACCGACCCTCTCGGCCAGCACGGCGCTGGGCCGCTACGGCAAGCCCGAAGAAGTCGCGGCGGCTGTCGCTTTCCTCGCTGGACCGCAAGCCTCGTACATCACCGGGGCGACATTGAACGTGGATGGCGGCATCACCGCCTAG
- a CDS encoding pirin family protein — translation MIEVRPFETLGRADHGWLKANHHFSFARYFDPKRLNHGALRVWNDDEIAPNTGFPPHPHREMEIITYVRHGAITHEDNLGNRGRTEAGDVQVMSAGNGIRHAEYNFEDEPTTLFQIWIEPGVEGGTPSWGTKPFPRAQRAGEFVPLASGFEGDTEALPIRAEARVLGATLKAGEAAEYRMGTRRHAYLVAAVGKIEVNGIVANSRDGVAITNETVVTVKAIDDSEVVLVDSP, via the coding sequence ATGATTGAAGTCAGGCCCTTCGAGACACTGGGGCGCGCGGATCACGGCTGGCTCAAGGCCAACCATCACTTCTCGTTCGCGCGCTATTTCGATCCCAAGCGTCTGAACCACGGCGCCTTGCGCGTCTGGAACGACGACGAGATCGCACCGAACACAGGCTTTCCGCCTCATCCGCATAGAGAGATGGAGATCATCACCTATGTGCGGCACGGCGCGATCACCCATGAGGACAATCTCGGCAATCGCGGGCGCACCGAAGCCGGCGACGTGCAGGTCATGAGCGCAGGGAACGGCATCCGCCATGCGGAGTACAACTTCGAGGACGAGCCGACGACCCTGTTTCAGATCTGGATTGAGCCGGGCGTCGAAGGCGGCACCCCGTCCTGGGGTACCAAGCCGTTCCCTCGGGCGCAGCGCGCGGGTGAGTTCGTCCCGCTGGCCTCGGGCTTCGAAGGCGACACCGAAGCGCTGCCGATCCGCGCCGAGGCGCGCGTGCTCGGCGCAACGCTCAAGGCCGGCGAGGCCGCGGAGTACCGCATGGGCACACGGCGGCACGCCTATCTGGTGGCGGCCGTGGGCAAGATCGAGGTCAACGGCATCGTCGCCAATAGCCGCGACGGCGTCGCAATCACCAACGAGACCGTCGTGACGGTCAAAGCGATCGACGACTCGGAAGTCGTTCTGGTCGATTCCCCTTAA